The Actinomadura sp. WMMB 499 genome includes a window with the following:
- a CDS encoding nitroreductase family deazaflavin-dependent oxidoreductase, producing MDFNRQVIEEFRANGGRVGGMFEGARLLLLTTTGARSGARHTTPLGYLPDGPDRLLVIASAGGSPRHPAWFHNLVANPRVTIEAGASTYEADAAVLAGDERDRLFARAVEADAGWAEYEEKSGRTLPVVALVPVLDEFVP from the coding sequence ATGGATTTCAATCGTCAGGTCATCGAGGAGTTCCGCGCCAATGGGGGCCGGGTCGGCGGCATGTTCGAGGGCGCCCGGCTGCTGCTGCTGACGACGACCGGGGCGCGGTCCGGCGCCCGGCACACCACCCCGCTCGGCTACCTGCCGGACGGCCCCGACCGGCTGCTGGTCATCGCGTCCGCCGGGGGCTCGCCCCGGCACCCGGCCTGGTTCCACAACCTGGTCGCGAACCCCCGCGTCACGATCGAGGCCGGCGCGTCCACCTACGAGGCGGACGCGGCCGTCCTGGCCGGCGACGAGCGCGACCGGCTGTTCGCCCGCGCCGTCGAGGCGGACGCCGGGTGGGCCGAGTACGAGGAGAAGTCGGGCCGCACGCTTCCGGTCGTCGCGCTCGTCCCCGTCCTCGACGAGTTCGTGCCGTAG
- a CDS encoding ornithine cyclodeaminase family protein produces MTLLLNRSDLEGLLEPAGCLDALRRGFTAPPAETPARRTVAPLPGPGTATALLPGLVADVPAYTVKVNAKFPANRPALRGVVCLHDLETGELLAQLDSATVTAWRTGLAAALGTHALARPGADTVAVVGAGAQAELVLRGLAELRPVRALTVCDLDGGRAAAFAERHGARLGAPASVAPDPRAAAREAGIVVTATWARRPLLRAADVAPGAHVTSLGADEPGKAELGADLLKDARVVVDDVALAVEMGVLAGAGLEVRHAAGTLRDLLRGEVPGRVRDEEVTVYAPVGLPWQDLALSWAAYQAARAAGTGREFDFLA; encoded by the coding sequence GTGACGCTCCTTCTGAACCGTTCCGACCTCGAAGGGCTCCTGGAGCCGGCCGGGTGCCTGGACGCGCTCCGCCGCGGCTTCACCGCGCCCCCGGCCGAGACCCCGGCGCGCCGCACGGTCGCGCCGCTGCCCGGACCGGGCACCGCGACCGCGCTGCTGCCCGGCCTCGTCGCCGACGTGCCCGCCTACACGGTCAAGGTGAACGCGAAGTTCCCCGCGAACCGGCCCGCGCTGCGCGGCGTCGTCTGCCTGCACGACCTGGAGACCGGCGAGCTGCTCGCCCAGCTCGACTCCGCCACCGTCACCGCGTGGCGCACCGGGCTCGCCGCCGCGCTCGGCACGCACGCGCTCGCCCGGCCCGGCGCCGACACGGTCGCGGTCGTCGGCGCGGGCGCCCAGGCGGAGCTCGTCCTGCGCGGCCTCGCCGAGCTGCGCCCCGTCCGCGCCCTCACCGTCTGCGACCTGGACGGCGGCCGCGCCGCCGCGTTCGCCGAACGGCACGGCGCGCGGCTGGGCGCGCCCGCGTCCGTCGCCCCCGATCCGCGCGCCGCCGCGCGCGAGGCGGGGATCGTCGTCACCGCCACCTGGGCGCGCCGCCCGCTGCTGCGCGCCGCCGACGTCGCGCCCGGCGCGCACGTCACCTCCCTCGGCGCCGACGAGCCGGGCAAGGCCGAGCTGGGCGCCGACCTGCTCAAGGACGCCCGGGTCGTCGTCGACGACGTCGCGCTCGCCGTCGAGATGGGCGTGCTCGCCGGTGCCGGCCTGGAGGTCCGGCACGCGGCCGGAACGCTCCGCGACCTGCTGCGCGGCGAGGTCCCGGGCCGGGTGCGCGACGAGGAGGTGACGGTGTACGCGCCGGTCGGGCTGCCCTGGCAGGACCTCGCGCTGAGCTGGGCCGCCTACCAGGCCGCCCGCGCCGCCGGGACCGGCCGCGAGTTCGACTTCCTCGCCTGA
- a CDS encoding ABC transporter ATP-binding protein — MGVEIRVEGLRKSFGRQVIWEDVSLTIPAGEISALLGPSGTGKSVFLKNLVGLLRPDRGHVYVGGGDVPRLRERDLYRMRRTFGVLFQDGALFGSMNVFDNIAFPLREHTKKGEAEIRRIVLEKMEMVGLAGAGGKLPGEISGGMKKRAGLARALVLEPEIILADEPDSGLDPVRTAYLNQLFVDVNAEFGTTFLIVTHDIGTARVLPDNLGLLFRRGLVMFGPREMILSSTHPAVNQFFNARREGPIGMAEEKDVAELAAESAAVPPPAPIPPQLMPSDGRIRPSMHRPGEWLAAHRVSPPPGSFVDENGRNWLTEWDALVAARRYPVRDA, encoded by the coding sequence ATGGGCGTCGAGATCCGGGTGGAAGGGCTCAGGAAGTCGTTCGGACGGCAGGTCATCTGGGAGGACGTGTCCCTCACGATCCCGGCGGGGGAGATCTCCGCGCTGCTCGGCCCGTCCGGCACCGGCAAGTCCGTGTTCCTCAAGAACCTCGTCGGGCTGCTGCGTCCCGACCGCGGCCACGTCTACGTCGGCGGCGGCGACGTCCCGCGGCTGCGCGAGCGCGACCTGTACCGGATGCGCCGCACGTTCGGGGTGCTGTTCCAGGACGGCGCCCTGTTCGGCTCCATGAACGTCTTCGACAACATCGCGTTCCCGCTCCGCGAGCACACGAAGAAGGGCGAGGCCGAGATCCGCCGGATCGTCCTGGAGAAGATGGAGATGGTCGGCCTGGCGGGCGCGGGCGGCAAGCTGCCCGGCGAGATCTCCGGCGGGATGAAGAAGCGCGCCGGCCTCGCCCGCGCGCTCGTCCTGGAACCGGAGATCATCCTCGCCGACGAGCCCGACTCCGGTCTCGACCCCGTCCGCACCGCCTACCTCAACCAGCTGTTCGTGGACGTGAACGCCGAGTTCGGGACGACCTTCCTCATCGTCACCCACGACATCGGCACCGCCCGCGTGCTGCCCGACAACCTCGGCCTCCTGTTCCGCCGCGGCCTGGTGATGTTCGGGCCGCGCGAGATGATCCTGTCCAGCACGCACCCGGCGGTGAACCAGTTCTTCAACGCCCGCCGCGAGGGACCCATCGGGATGGCCGAGGAGAAGGATGTCGCGGAGCTGGCCGCCGAGAGCGCGGCGGTTCCGCCGCCCGCCCCGATCCCGCCGCAGCTCATGCCGAGCGACGGGCGGATCCGGCCGTCCATGCACCGTCCCGGGGAATGGCTCGCCGCGCACCGGGTGTCGCCGCCGCCCGGCTCGTTCGTCGACGAGAACGGCCGCAACTGGCTCACCGAATGGGACGCGCTCGTCGCCGCCCGGCGGTACCCCGTCCGTGACGCGTGA
- a CDS encoding S1 family peptidase — protein sequence MNQRHGRARTAAGTAAAVAGIAAAALAAAPPAAATPTAPASPAAPGTVAAQLTERLGASTAGAYLDESSGKLVVTVTDGAAARTVRAAGAQARTVERSGADLEEVMAELKRDATVPGTAWAVDPRTNQVVLSMDGTVSGAELTKVRAEAAQHGAAVRTERVAGEFRMFTAGGQAIYTNGGRCSLGFNVRSGSTYYFLTAGHCTDIGSTWTDGSGRTLGNTAGSSFPGNDYGIVRYTSTPQDTRGVVHLYGGGTQDITRAGNAAVGQTVSRSGSTTGLHRGRVTALNQTVNYQEGSVSGLIRTTVCAEPGDSGGSLFSGSTALGLTSGGSGNCTWGGTTFFQPVTEPLSRYGVSVY from the coding sequence ATGAACCAGCGTCACGGACGCGCCCGCACCGCGGCCGGTACCGCCGCGGCGGTCGCCGGCATCGCGGCGGCCGCCCTGGCCGCCGCCCCGCCGGCGGCCGCGACCCCCACCGCCCCCGCGTCCCCGGCCGCCCCCGGCACGGTGGCCGCCCAGCTCACCGAACGGCTCGGCGCCAGTACCGCGGGCGCCTACCTCGACGAGTCCAGCGGCAAGCTCGTCGTCACCGTGACCGACGGCGCCGCCGCGCGGACCGTCCGCGCGGCGGGCGCGCAGGCGCGGACGGTCGAGCGCAGCGGCGCGGACCTCGAGGAGGTCATGGCCGAGCTGAAGCGGGACGCGACCGTCCCCGGCACCGCGTGGGCCGTCGACCCCCGGACCAACCAGGTCGTCCTGTCCATGGACGGCACCGTCTCCGGCGCGGAGCTGACGAAGGTCCGGGCCGAGGCCGCCCAGCACGGCGCGGCCGTCCGCACCGAGCGGGTCGCCGGAGAGTTCCGCATGTTCACCGCCGGCGGCCAGGCCATCTACACGAACGGCGGCCGCTGCTCGCTCGGCTTCAACGTCCGCAGCGGAAGCACCTACTACTTCCTCACCGCCGGGCACTGCACCGATATCGGGTCGACCTGGACCGACGGCAGCGGCAGGACCCTCGGCAACACCGCCGGAAGCAGCTTCCCCGGCAACGACTACGGCATCGTGCGCTACACCTCGACCCCGCAGGACACCCGGGGCGTCGTCCACCTGTACGGCGGCGGCACCCAGGACATCACCAGGGCCGGGAACGCCGCGGTCGGCCAGACCGTCTCGCGCAGCGGCAGCACCACCGGGCTGCACCGCGGGCGGGTCACCGCGCTCAACCAGACCGTCAACTACCAGGAGGGCAGCGTCAGCGGCCTCATCCGGACGACCGTGTGCGCCGAGCCGGGCGACAGCGGCGGGTCGCTGTTCTCCGGGTCGACCGCGCTGGGCCTGACCTCCGGCGGCAGCGGGAACTGCACGTGGGGCGGCACCACGTTCTTCCAGCCGGTGACCGAGCCGCTCTCCCGGTACGGGGTGAGCGTCTACTGA
- a CDS encoding thioesterase II family protein, translating to MSWFRCAEPRPWASMRLFCLPHAGGSAVFYRTWAKEISPAVEVQAVQYPGRADRMGEPLIDDAYRLARLVAGALAPLADRPTALFGHSMGAVIAYEVARLLQERGSAPVHLFASGARAPHDRGDERVAGRDDDGVVAEMVRLGGTDADALRDPELRELVLPYVRNDFALIEGYAHRDGTRLTVPVTAIVGDDDPRVTPEQAAGWGAVTDGRFALRTLPGGHFYLADRQPDVIAEVLRTLEIPAV from the coding sequence GTGAGCTGGTTCCGCTGCGCCGAGCCGCGCCCCTGGGCGTCCATGCGGCTGTTCTGCCTGCCGCACGCGGGCGGGTCGGCGGTGTTCTACCGGACCTGGGCCAAGGAGATCAGCCCAGCCGTCGAGGTGCAGGCCGTCCAGTACCCGGGCCGCGCCGACCGGATGGGGGAGCCGCTCATCGACGACGCGTACCGGCTCGCGCGGCTCGTCGCGGGCGCGCTGGCCCCGCTCGCCGACCGTCCGACCGCGCTGTTCGGGCACAGCATGGGCGCCGTCATCGCCTACGAGGTGGCGCGCCTGCTGCAGGAACGGGGGAGCGCCCCGGTGCACCTGTTCGCGTCCGGCGCCCGCGCGCCCCACGACCGGGGGGACGAACGGGTCGCCGGACGCGACGACGACGGCGTCGTCGCCGAGATGGTGCGGCTCGGCGGGACCGACGCCGACGCCCTGCGGGACCCGGAGCTGCGGGAGCTCGTCCTGCCGTACGTCCGCAACGACTTCGCGCTGATCGAGGGCTACGCGCACCGGGACGGCACCCGGCTCACCGTCCCGGTCACCGCGATCGTCGGGGACGACGACCCGCGCGTCACCCCGGAGCAGGCCGCCGGGTGGGGCGCGGTCACCGACGGCCGGTTCGCCCTCAGGACGCTGCCGGGCGGCCACTTCTACCTGGCCGACCGGCAGCCCGACGTCATCGCCGAGGTCCTGCGGACCCTCGAGATCCCCGCCGTCTAG
- a CDS encoding GNAT family N-acetyltransferase: MTRPGGPVGTGPVEIPAVTEWTMEMLDAADLRPAPLPAAEMTFTLAGRPSAEVNRAMYALVGARVCWTDRFGWSHADWRAWVERPELSTWIAMAEGTVAGFFEIEAQPGGDTEIHLVGLGPAFVGRGCGGYLVEQCVRRAWRRGELWAPGSGPATRVWLRTSSLDHPNAMANYGRRGFKVAAETVAPKLVPDPRTAPWPLPHDPRAVSRRDEEEELIT, encoded by the coding sequence GTGACTAGGCCGGGCGGACCCGTCGGGACCGGACCCGTCGAGATCCCCGCGGTCACCGAGTGGACGATGGAGATGCTCGACGCCGCCGATCTGCGGCCCGCGCCGCTGCCCGCCGCCGAGATGACGTTCACGCTGGCCGGACGGCCGTCCGCCGAGGTCAACCGCGCCATGTACGCGCTGGTCGGTGCCCGCGTCTGCTGGACGGACCGGTTCGGCTGGTCGCACGCGGACTGGCGCGCCTGGGTGGAGCGGCCCGAGCTGAGCACCTGGATAGCGATGGCCGAGGGCACCGTCGCGGGGTTCTTCGAGATCGAGGCGCAGCCCGGCGGCGACACCGAGATCCACCTCGTCGGGCTCGGGCCCGCGTTCGTCGGCCGCGGCTGCGGCGGGTACCTGGTCGAGCAGTGCGTCCGCCGCGCGTGGCGCCGCGGGGAGCTGTGGGCGCCGGGCAGCGGCCCCGCCACGCGCGTGTGGCTGCGCACCAGCAGCCTCGATCACCCCAACGCGATGGCGAACTACGGGCGGCGGGGCTTTAAGGTGGCCGCGGAGACCGTCGCCCCCAAGCTCGTCCCCGACCCCAGGACGGCGCCGTGGCCGCTGCCGCACGACCCGCGCGCCGTCTCCCGCCGGGACGAGGAGGAGGAATTGATCACGTGA
- a CDS encoding MbtH family protein: protein MTNPFEDPDGTYLVLVNDEGQHSLWPSFAAVPAGWTVAKEEDTRQACLDHINENWTDMRPKSLIEAMGD from the coding sequence ATGACGAACCCGTTCGAGGACCCCGACGGCACGTACCTCGTGCTCGTCAACGACGAGGGCCAGCACTCGCTGTGGCCGTCCTTCGCCGCGGTTCCCGCGGGCTGGACGGTCGCGAAGGAGGAGGACACCCGGCAGGCGTGCCTCGACCACATCAACGAGAACTGGACGGACATGCGGCCCAAGAGCCTCATCGAGGCCATGGGTGACTAG
- a CDS encoding thioesterase domain-containing protein: MVAGVLGLDRVGADVSFFDLGGDSITALKLVTRARQAGIELTPREVFTHQTVEALTRVGDPRDRLGFEVLLPIRTSGTRPPVFFVHPAGGLAWGYLQFQRHLGPDQPVYGLQARAFTRAELPASVAEMAGDYLEQIRAVRPSGPYHLVGWSLGGLVAYEMAVRLQEAGEEVGMLALIDAYHGQDLESERREILPELLQAIGIDAGMIAADGNPDMAAITAVLAERGDALATLGEDDLVNVYRNYENGLRHAEEYRPGRYRGDIVFFTALRGRTAGSPTGPANWGPLVDGGIVDHPLDVDHHLLMEPGPAAEIGAVLAATLGKFRSETGKG; the protein is encoded by the coding sequence ATCGTCGCGGGCGTCCTCGGCCTCGACCGGGTCGGCGCGGACGTCAGCTTCTTCGACCTCGGCGGCGACAGCATCACCGCGCTGAAGCTCGTCACCCGCGCCCGGCAGGCCGGGATCGAGCTGACCCCGCGCGAGGTGTTCACGCACCAGACCGTCGAGGCCCTCACCCGCGTCGGCGACCCGCGGGACCGCCTCGGCTTCGAGGTCCTGCTCCCCATCCGCACGTCCGGGACGCGCCCGCCGGTGTTCTTCGTGCACCCGGCGGGCGGCCTCGCCTGGGGATACCTCCAGTTCCAGCGGCACCTCGGCCCCGACCAGCCGGTGTACGGGCTGCAGGCGCGCGCGTTCACGCGGGCCGAACTGCCCGCGTCCGTCGCGGAGATGGCCGGCGACTACCTCGAGCAGATCCGCGCCGTCCGCCCGTCCGGCCCGTACCACCTGGTGGGCTGGTCGCTCGGCGGGCTCGTCGCCTACGAGATGGCCGTCCGGCTCCAGGAGGCGGGCGAGGAGGTCGGGATGCTCGCCCTCATCGACGCCTACCACGGGCAGGACCTCGAGTCCGAGCGCCGCGAGATCCTCCCCGAGCTGCTCCAGGCCATCGGCATCGACGCCGGGATGATCGCGGCCGACGGCAACCCCGACATGGCGGCGATCACGGCGGTGCTCGCCGAGCGCGGCGACGCCCTCGCCACCCTCGGCGAGGACGACCTCGTCAACGTCTACCGCAACTACGAGAACGGCCTGCGGCACGCCGAGGAGTACCGGCCCGGCCGGTACCGGGGCGACATCGTGTTCTTCACCGCGCTGCGCGGCCGCACCGCCGGATCGCCCACCGGACCGGCGAACTGGGGCCCGCTCGTCGACGGCGGCATCGTGGACCACCCGCTCGACGTCGACCACCACCTGCTGATGGAGCCCGGCCCGGCCGCCGAGATCGGCGCCGTGCTCGCCGCCACGCTCGGCAAGTTCCGCAGCGAAACCGGAAAGGGATGA
- a CDS encoding amino acid adenylation domain-containing protein: MSKSQLEDILPLSPLQQGLFFHALYDSDHDVYTAQIVFDLRGPLDADALRAAAATLLRRHANLRAGFRQRKEGSPVQVVHRAVKLPWRDADLSDLPADEREAAAKRLADGERTRPFDMAKPPLLRFLLIRLGDGQHRMVFTNHHILLDGWSTPVLQTELFALYLAKGDDTGMPRVAPYKNYLAWLAQQDRAAAEDAWSRALEGFTEPALVAPGAPEPGAQAPGRVRSRLSEDLTAALGARARAQGVTLNTVLQLAWGVLLGRLTGSTDVVFGAAVSGRPPELQGVEQMIGLFINTLPIRVRVRPGDTVAGALTRLQDEQAALMPHHHLGLADIQRLAGGGALFDTMTVLENYPFDPDAAGTDLGGLSLHDVDGHDASHYPLTFAAVPGRGLSLRIDHRADLFTRDDAERLMRRFVRILDAVAHRPDLPLGLIDVLDDDERALVLRDWQGPRTGRAARTVTGAFAARLARTPDAVAVRTPHTGESLTYAELDERANRLAHRLIDLGVGRDVPVAVLLERSADIAVASLAILKAGGAYAPIHHGYPAERTAWAVAEVAAPVLVVNAPMRGRVADLETSAHVLDLDDDPGIAARPGTDPGVACHPEQLACVLFTSGSTGVPKGVMLRHRDAVDLATDGRLRGGAHDRVLVHSPHAFDASLYELWTPLLHGGTAVVAPPGHLDGAALERLAETGDLTGLFLTTTLFNLVADERPHAFGRLREVLTGGEAGSPAAIRKVLAACPDTEVGNVYGPTEATTYTTVTGLRGPLADPAETSAVLGRPIDDMRVYVLDAGLRPVPPGVVGEAYIAGAGLGRGYLRRPALTAERYVADPYGAPGDRMYRTGDLVRWRPGGTLEYVDRADFQVKVRGFRIELGEVEAAVAAHPGVANVAVVAREDAPGVKSLVAYVIAPGMPVQGGDGTDGLRRFVAGRLPEYMVPAAFVRLDTFPVGPNGKLDRRALPAPDYAEAAAGRAPRTPRRSGSRRSSRASSASTGSARTSASSTSAATASPR; the protein is encoded by the coding sequence TTGAGCAAGTCGCAACTCGAGGACATCCTCCCGCTGTCCCCGCTCCAGCAGGGGCTCTTCTTCCACGCGCTGTACGACTCGGACCACGACGTCTACACGGCGCAGATCGTGTTCGACCTGCGCGGTCCGCTGGACGCGGACGCGCTGCGGGCCGCAGCCGCGACGCTGCTGCGCCGCCACGCGAACCTGCGGGCCGGGTTCCGGCAGCGCAAGGAGGGGTCGCCGGTGCAGGTCGTGCACCGCGCGGTCAAGCTGCCCTGGCGGGACGCCGACCTGTCGGACCTGCCCGCGGACGAGCGGGAGGCCGCGGCGAAGCGGCTCGCGGACGGCGAGCGGACCCGGCCGTTCGACATGGCGAAGCCGCCGCTGCTGCGGTTCCTGCTGATCCGGCTGGGCGACGGCCAGCACCGGATGGTGTTCACGAACCATCACATCCTGCTCGACGGCTGGTCCACGCCCGTCCTGCAGACCGAGCTGTTCGCGCTCTACCTGGCGAAGGGCGACGACACCGGCATGCCGCGCGTCGCCCCGTACAAGAACTACCTCGCGTGGCTCGCGCAGCAGGACCGGGCCGCCGCCGAGGACGCCTGGAGCCGCGCCCTCGAGGGGTTCACCGAGCCCGCGCTCGTCGCGCCCGGCGCGCCCGAGCCCGGCGCGCAGGCCCCCGGGCGGGTCCGCTCGCGCCTCAGCGAGGACCTCACCGCCGCGCTCGGCGCGCGAGCCCGCGCGCAGGGCGTCACCCTCAACACCGTCCTGCAGCTCGCGTGGGGCGTCCTGCTCGGCCGCCTGACCGGGAGCACGGACGTCGTGTTCGGCGCCGCCGTCTCCGGGCGGCCTCCCGAACTGCAGGGCGTCGAGCAGATGATCGGGCTGTTCATCAACACGCTGCCGATCCGGGTGCGGGTCCGCCCCGGCGACACGGTGGCGGGCGCGCTGACGCGGCTGCAGGACGAGCAGGCCGCGCTGATGCCGCACCACCACCTGGGGCTCGCGGACATCCAGCGGCTCGCGGGCGGCGGCGCGCTGTTCGACACGATGACGGTCCTGGAGAACTACCCGTTCGACCCGGACGCCGCGGGCACCGACCTCGGCGGCCTCTCCCTGCACGACGTGGACGGGCACGACGCCAGCCACTACCCGCTGACCTTCGCCGCCGTGCCCGGACGGGGGCTCTCGCTGCGGATCGACCACCGCGCCGACCTGTTCACCCGCGACGACGCCGAACGCCTGATGCGGCGGTTCGTCCGGATCCTCGACGCGGTCGCGCACCGCCCCGACCTGCCGCTCGGCCTGATCGACGTGCTCGACGACGACGAACGCGCGCTCGTCCTGCGCGACTGGCAGGGGCCGCGCACCGGCCGCGCCGCCCGCACGGTCACCGGCGCGTTCGCCGCACGGCTCGCCCGCACCCCCGACGCCGTCGCCGTCCGGACGCCGCACACCGGGGAGTCGCTCACCTACGCCGAACTGGACGAGCGCGCGAACCGGCTCGCGCACCGGCTCATCGACCTCGGGGTGGGGCGGGACGTGCCGGTCGCCGTGCTGCTGGAGCGGTCCGCCGACATCGCCGTCGCGTCGCTGGCGATCCTGAAGGCGGGCGGGGCGTACGCGCCGATCCACCACGGGTACCCGGCGGAGCGCACCGCGTGGGCCGTCGCCGAGGTCGCCGCGCCCGTCCTCGTCGTGAACGCGCCGATGCGCGGGCGCGTCGCGGACCTGGAGACGTCCGCGCACGTCCTGGACCTCGACGACGATCCCGGCATCGCCGCGCGGCCCGGCACCGACCCGGGCGTCGCGTGCCACCCCGAGCAGCTCGCGTGCGTGCTGTTCACGTCCGGTTCGACGGGCGTGCCGAAGGGCGTGATGCTCCGGCACCGCGACGCCGTCGACCTCGCCACCGACGGGCGACTCCGCGGCGGGGCCCACGACCGCGTGCTCGTCCACTCGCCGCACGCGTTCGACGCGTCGCTCTACGAGCTGTGGACGCCGCTGCTGCACGGCGGCACCGCCGTCGTCGCGCCCCCCGGCCACCTCGACGGCGCGGCCCTCGAACGGCTCGCCGAGACGGGCGACCTCACCGGCCTGTTCCTCACCACCACCCTGTTCAACCTGGTCGCGGACGAGCGCCCGCACGCGTTCGGGCGGCTCCGCGAGGTGCTCACCGGCGGCGAGGCCGGATCACCGGCCGCGATCCGCAAGGTCCTCGCGGCGTGCCCGGACACCGAGGTCGGCAACGTGTACGGGCCGACCGAGGCGACCACGTACACGACCGTCACCGGGCTGCGCGGACCGCTCGCCGACCCCGCCGAGACGTCCGCCGTGCTGGGCCGCCCCATCGACGACATGCGCGTGTACGTCCTGGACGCGGGCCTGCGGCCGGTGCCGCCCGGCGTGGTGGGGGAGGCCTACATCGCGGGTGCCGGGCTCGGCCGCGGCTACCTGCGGCGCCCGGCCCTGACCGCGGAGCGCTACGTCGCCGACCCCTACGGCGCCCCCGGCGACCGCATGTACCGGACGGGCGACCTGGTGCGGTGGCGGCCCGGCGGCACCCTGGAGTACGTCGACCGCGCCGACTTCCAGGTGAAGGTGCGGGGCTTCCGCATCGAGCTCGGCGAGGTCGAGGCCGCGGTCGCCGCGCATCCCGGCGTCGCCAACGTCGCCGTCGTCGCCCGCGAGGACGCGCCCGGCGTGAAGTCGCTCGTCGCCTACGTCATCGCCCCCGGCATGCCGGTCCAGGGCGGGGACGGGACGGACGGCCTGCGGCGGTTCGTCGCCGGGCGGCTGCCCGAGTACATGGTGCCCGCCGCGTTCGTCCGGCTCGACACGTTCCCCGTCGGGCCCAACGGCAAGCTGGACCGGCGCGCCCTGCCCGCCCCCGACTACGCCGAGGCCGCCGCCGGCCGCGCCCCGCGCACCCCGAGGAGGAGCGGCTCGCGGAGATCGTCGCGGGCGTCCTCGGCCTCGACCGGGTCGGCGCGGACGTCAGCTTCTTCGACCTCGGCGGCGACAGCATCACCGCGCTGA